The sequence ccaagttagcgagtccgaccatccgatcctgttagtcgcttcgtacgacaagcatggattactgaaagccaatattctaaccttgaccttcacgggtttgtgTTTCTGACTCCATACACACGAGATGGCGAAAAACTAAAATCTTTCATGGCTGCTGGAGTAATTGCCCTTCGCCAAAAGGAAGCTACTCTTTTCAATAAGATGTCACGTCATGAAATAAGTCAGAGGGGTccatacatcaacaccagaaaggGTATAAGTCCTTaatattattttacacattCATTGTATAAAGCAATGCAGTTATGTGTGAAACGTTCAGCCAATCAAAATGCAGGAATTGGAATAAAGCATTATTAACTGAAATCAGTAGATTATAACACATGGTCGGCAaataaaagtagaaaatattCCATCAAGATAtcaaaaatatatcaatatatcaaaGTATGCCTTACTATGGTTGACATCAGTCTTGCTAACTTTCAGCAACCCAGCTGTGAACATCAAAACCCGTTTAGGATGAAAGCACCGCAGATCAACCATCGCTCATTAAGTGTCGTATTGTATCACGATATTATTTAATTTATTAAATTTATGGGGATTTTTTCCAATACGCAAAACACTCCAAGGGTACTTTATCAATGGCATCACGGTTTGCAGTATGATTCATTGTCCTTTCAATGACAGTCATGATATAGAGGTTAAAATACGACACAAACCTTTTTCATGTTCAACATGGCACACGGTTGCGATAATGAAATTATTCTTTATCAAGACATATGAGATTCATATCAGAGCCAGCAAAGCATCCCGTTCATCAAAAACCATAGAAGGCAAGATGGATAGTCTCAAAGTCAATATTTATTGTACTCACTGGATAAAAATCTTTTGAAATATTAGCATCCCACGGTCTCTTTTCAGGTTACTAACATGAATGTTACAATGATTGGCATCTGAGATGTGCATGATAATTATATGCTCCAGGGTATATAAATACTGTTGGAGATTCTCCATTCAATCAAAAAGCTATAGagagctgacaaggtaaggctGTGTGTGTCTGACATGACTTGGTAAGGCTGTATTATGTGTCTGACCTGACGCGATATGGTTGTGTGTGTCTGACCTGACGTGATAAGGCTGACATGGCTTTGTAGTAAGGTTGTGTGTGTCTGGCATGGCGTGTATTTCTATTGATGTCCAATTATGGTTCTGGAAAGGGTTTTGGTTCTGGTTTTGCTTTGCAAAATATTCTAGCACTTCTTTCCCGTTCTCGTCAATAATACAGTTAACGTACATCAAATGTGATTCCTTCGCTCAGAACTTCTGATTGTTGGATTGTTTCagttgtgtttgtatgtttcattgtATTACACATCAGTGAATGCTTGTAGATTGACAAACCAAGGAtcatatttcatcatttcagTATAATGCGGTACGTGATTCTTATTCTGATCGTCCTTGTCGCTGGTGTGGATGCCACTTACCAGAAAGGCCGGCACTTCATCGCCAAGATGGACGATGAATTTGCACATGAAGCTACTCTCTCAAGTAGGGATGTGCCTGTCTTGAACGCTAGACTGGTCGATCAAGGAACACGaataaatgaaggagggtatGTGAACAGTTTTGCGTCCAGTACAATAATATTTCCAATTTTTCAAGTAACCACAGGGACTTACAGCTGAACTGTCACACAGGACGAAgcatgatcatttacagacttgTACATACTCCTTACGTTGCTGGAACCAATATCTACTGCCACGTCCGACCATATCACGGTAAAATAAGCCGTACAGGTatggatatatagatataggtACAGGCATAATTGAGCTCAAAACTGGCTAGCGATACCAAAGGAGGGAAATGTTCATTCAGAAACTGTCTTGACATTATTATTAACAGATTTTAATTTCACGACCTCCTTTAAAAAATGTGCAGTATTATGACTTTGTTGAAACCTAGGCTTATCACTTGTGTATCTACACAAATGTCTCTTAATTATATTACTTTTCATTGTGTCATTTATTGACATAGTTTGTAGAATTCACACATTATACTTGTTTACCTCTTGTAAGACGTAATTATTCATTTCCGTTTTTGTTGTTACAGTCTAAAAAAACGCAACAGGTCAATGCATAAGACAACAGAGAGAATATTGATTCTGTTAATGAACTAAACAGACGTCTACATCGGCGTCAACATCCACCAGAGACAATAAAACAATTTACGAAGTCGCAACAGGAAAAATGATGGAAAGGTTGTGTCCACTGATTCAGGATTTTCACGGGGTTTACAAGGGGCTGATATCAATACGATCCCTTGTGGATGTAGGTGTCATGTGACTACAACAACCGGCATTACTATGGCGTCTTCAGAACAGACTATCACCTTTCCAGGTTTCATAATTGTATCCAACAAATTAAAAGAATCAAAAACATTTAGAAGGGCGGGTTTTCTAGGGTCACCTGCGTGGTTAATTGTTCTGAAAGTCATTGACTCAGCAAGGCTTGTTTTCTTATAATCGATTGTATTTCTGTCATTGCAGTGACGACACTGACGGAGCAGATTCGTTTGAAGAATAACAGCACACTGTAAGACTAACACATAAATAAAGATCAAAGATTGGGCGTCGAAAAGATTTCGTTATTTTCCTACCTTGATATTGAAGAATGAGGACAATGTTTATGGAGAAACAATTTCTATATTCTGTACTATACTTGCTTCGTTAATTTCATGTAAACCGCTCAACTACTGTACATTATATATCtatgcacatgcatgcacaaaGCCCTGTCGTATTACCCCTGGTGAACGAGTACAGACCAGTGGAAAATACAACCGGTCCTGTCAGGCGCTCAGGGCTCAAGTACCCAGTTTGCTGATGGGTATTGGACAGAGAGGACAGAGGGGACATAGGggacagaggcaattttgaacaaactcccTTGCCTAAGACGAGACCTCATGTGTCACGTGTACTCCGCTCTCAAGCTGCCAAAGACGGTCACCCGTCTAATGCACTTCAGAATCTATGTTTAAAGGTCGCTCATATAGAATAAAGAAGCCGTTCATCCACAAAAGTTATCCTCTTTCTATACCTCCTCAAATTCTAGAATTCAAAGAGGTAACTTGTCATTGTCTCTCGGAACCTATCGACCACAAACATAAGATATCAAACGATTCCTCTTGCACTGAAAATACTCTATTCTAAGTCACGACAGGTGGCAGAAAATGGGCAGACATAATCACCCTCCAACCATAACAGGTATAACAGGATCGGCAGACATAGTCACCCTAGGGCCATTGCAGGTGATAGAAGATGGACAGACACAATCACCTTACAACCATGACAGGTGGTACAAGATGGACAGATATAACCCATCTTCCAGTCATGACAGGTGGTACAGGATGGACAGACATATCCATCCTGCAACCATGACAGGTATAACAGGATCCACAGACATAGTCATCTTAGGGCCATTGCAGGTGGTACAAGACGGACAGACACAATCACCTTACAACCATGACAGTCGTTACAAGATGGACAGACACAATCACTTTACAGCCATGCTATAACTTAGGGCAGCATAACTTCGGTGGGCCAAAATGTATTCGTTATGAGTTAGTTTGATTCTAAGAAGGGAAGACGACTCTTCTGAGGGAACGTTGACAGCATGTTTATTCACAAACACGTATTGCATTCTTCAGAGGTGAATTACAAGAAATATCACATAATGTACGAACAATGTAGAATTTCTCTTGGACCAATCGCACACGCGTAATCTCATTCTGATTCAGATGAAATAATTGATTTCCCCATTaactgatgatgaaaatgagatGATCATGAAAGTATGATCAATATACAATGTCTACTTATCCACTTAAATATGGCAGATGGGATCCTTTAAGACTCTTGCATTTTGTCAATCTGCCTACCGACCTTGAATGTCACTGTACCTAAGGTGATGCTGGTTCCGTGCTTTACTAGCATCCCAACATGGCGGAAGGTAGATCGCTTGGCGATTACTTCCTTTGAAATAGCAGCCTTCACGTGTATACAATCAAAACATAGCACACCGATAAACATTGATGGTACAAATATATTGAATACATAGAATTTGCTTATAATTGTCTATGGCTTGAAAACTTAGCATTTCTAAAATCGCGCGAGGATGTCGGTAACTCAAAGTGTGGATGTCGGTAACTCAAAGTGTGGATGTCGGTTGAGTTAGCAGCATGACGTCAGGTACATCACAGCTTAACCATAAATAACAACTGACTTTGATTTGCACGTGATTCAGAGCCATGTCGCCTGGATTTGGTCGGAATGGTACATCATCTGGTTTTAGAGGAGATGTTTCTCTGAACTGGAACATGCTTTGTCTCGTTGTACATAAAGTAATAAAGGTAAACCAAGTTCAACGGATTCTTTACTACATTGAGTGCGAGACTTCGGTGTGGGtaacatcacttgcttgataacataattatgttagtacctacaccaaaAGATCGCTCTCATTTCAGTAAAGAGGGTGACTATCGGTGGAACACGTTTTTTCTTCGcctttacaacttctaaaatgcctctcaaaaacGTTGTAACGCTTTATACTGGCGCCAGAATCCTGATCGAAAAGAAACCTCCGGCATGGCGAGATGTTGTATACTTCCCATGGAGTTGATACCGAGATAGAAATAATCCAACGTCATGCGACTTCGTGAATAGTCACAGACTCACTGTAAAACACACTTATCATAATATGTGTACAGACACTTGTACGTCAAGGCCTTTAAAAACTTCCCATATCACAGGTCAGGGGTATTGGCTGGACAGGTTCTGATGACAAATTATTTCCCTCAAATATACAAGTATGGGTTATTTCAAAAATTTACTTCGTGagtgtgtttttgtttcttgtagATGGCAATTATGATAACACGCTCAGAGTATAATGTCCAGATTTAGGATTGCAGTTTTTGAGAAGAGTAGTATTCCACGACACAGGTGTACTCGGCtttgattttcgaagctctctttgcgctaagattgtcgtaagttaatgttaatgtatggcacttgcgagtaccttagcactaagatagcttcgaaaatctaggccctggaacACGAGGATACATTGCAGTCACCCGTCAGACCAGGAACAGCAGGATGACCCCTTATCACAGGGATTGGTCCAGACAGATttactacatgtatttgttgCATAGATTGGGTTCCACTGTAACGTCCATGTTAGtaggttgtttaacgccgcagtcagTAATATCCTGGTTGTAAGACGGTGCTTGGATACGTAACGGATCTTgaccagatagtccagtgaCTGGCATCATCAACACCCGTctatattcattcactcactctatccctcactcacccactttatCAATCAATCACTTACCCAGTCACACAATCGACACTCAGCCGTCCACTCCTTCcaaccacacactcactctacCACTCACCTACTCTGTtattcactaactcactcactcactcactcactcattcactcactccattccTATCCACGAAGGAGGGAAGTAATCTTCTGCTACATACTGACTTGCCAACCATGAGCCATTTTTGGGGAATTTTTTATAATAGATTGTCTCCCCTCCCGCCAGCCAGGCACCCCACCACCCGTAAGTCCCTGTAGATATGATACTGTGATTGCAACTACTCAGAGTTGCCAAGTCAAAGTTCTGATTGGCGTGCACAAACACCACATCCGACTCGCTACCCAAATGAGTCTTACTCCAGTTCATGTCATCGGAACACACAACAAATAACGGTTCCTTCAACCTGTTTCTGAAATACGCCATTGCTTTATGGAAATATTCTGCAGGAGCAATGGTGTAGCCCTGTTTGATTGTTGAAGGAACGCCCATGTCACCACGCCGGATGTGAACTCCGACCTTTGGGCGACCTTTACCTTTAGCTTCGAGTTGAGCAAACTGATTTCTGACAGATATGCGAATGTTCTCCTTGAAAGTAAACTCCTTTCTGACGATGTCTCCGATATCTGAGAAATATCGCCAGGACTGGTAGTATCCCCCAAGTCTCCAGCTCCAGTCGGTCCGCATCGTCTCAAGACATTTGTCATAGGTAGCAGCTGCCTTTTCAAAATAAACCGGCAGGTTTGAGTATTTGGTGGGCGATATATGTGTCAGATCGAATGTTTGCGCAAGGTTCTCGTTCTGGAACACATAGGGTGTAAAACCATGTCTATGGGCTAAACCCAATAAAGCAGCATATTGGAACATCTTGTTACCAAGGCGACCGACTCCAGCCAACACGATAATCCTTGGTTTAATGTCCAGCTGTGAGGACGCAGTGACGTATCTATCCCTGCAGGGGTCGGTGGTGGTGGCACTTCCGGTAGTTTGCACGGTACTTAAACTGGTCCATGTATGTGTAGGTCTTGACGGAGTGGGGTCTTCTAGGGTTTCGTTGCTACTGTGGGACTGATTCGATGTGCTGTCCCCAAGGATGGTCACGTGAGATTGTGGAAGCACTTGCATCACCCAAAGAAGCGGAAGTCCGATGGAAAACAAAACCAGTGCACAAGTCATTTTCTTCAGCAACTTCATCGTGATCTTGACAGTATATCAGGAGATCTGTTTTGGATCGTCCTTGTCAGATCCACCCCTGAaatagaaatccaaagatgatACATTGATGGTAACACTGTGTAAACTAAACTATCACAGGACAAGGGAGAAAGACACTGTACAGATAATGTCCAAGTTGCTGCGTTTCATAATTGTGGCTATTTATTCCTTAGTGTCCTTTTTCCTTATGTTTAGAGACCCGTGAGAATGACCGGTTAGAAcgtatcttcagtaacccatgcttgtcgtaagacgcgactaacgagtttgggtggtcaggctcgctgacttggttgacacatgtcatcgtatgccattcgcgcagatcgatgttcatgctgttgatcactggattgtctagtccagacttgattatttacacaccacagccatgtggctggaatactgcccagtgcggcgtaaagctaaactcactcactaacccattcACATTGTTCTTTCATATGTCAATGCAAGTGTTAGTGCACATCAACTGAAAAACATGACACCCTACCCTATCCGAACCTTCCTATTCTACCGTTGACAGGTTATACTTTACCTGTTATTATTGATGTTAATACAAAACTCGAAATAGTcatgatatggttgaaataatgCCAGTGTGACTGAGAATCACCTAACATCGGGTACTCgtccctaccctaccctacttTCCTTTCTTCCCctccctaccctaccctacccctCCCTACCCtgccctaccctaccctacacTATCCTACCCCACCCCTCCCTACCCTACCCCATCCCTCCCTAACCTGCCCCTCCCTACTTAACCCTACCCTTCCCCACCCTACCCTACCCCACCTCGGCCCCCACCCTACTTTCCTTCCCTCCCTTTCCTACCCCACcgcaccccccaccccaccctaaACATTGTTAGTCCGAGCACCTACGGTGATCACATTCTGAGTACAGGGTTTTTTAATGTTTGCTTAAAATATTCTCTATATGAGGATCTCGTTAAGCCTATCCTATCGTATGAGTCTGCACTTTCGGTTACTAAAGAATTCAGCTGTACCAGTGCCTTACAGAATTGTACCTGTAGGTTTTGCTTAGAAGATGGTGTGAAAACCATATATTTGGCTGTCCGTGGTGATATGGACTGGACAGAGCAAACAACTGACATATGTACTCTGGTTCTGGCGCAGATTACAAACAGCAGATTATTCAGGAGCACTGAGTACTGTACACAAATAGTAGGTAAAATCCGTAGCCCCTAGAAAAATATAGTTTTTAACCCACTGCAACATTTCCATCTGCCAGTTTATGATTTGATAATATCACAACTGAACTGTTTTGTTGCCTTTTGTTTCTAGTGTACTCTGGGTATCACGGGTTTAGAAATGACTCACGCCATTACTAATGCTAATACATTACATGCATATACTATACAGTCAGACCTCGTATATCCGAGCTTCAGATATCCGAATACCTCGCTTTCCGAACATTcttcacacaaaaaaaacccgaatTTTTCTACAGATAATTTACCTCGTATGTTCGTTTTCCGTATCCGAACGGTCAATTTtgcaaatgaaacattcaaaatgtgTACAAATTTGCCTCGTATATCCGAACACCAAAACTGACATCGGCAAGATGTCGGATGTTTAGCACTTATTAACAGTGGTCACTGCTTTTACCTTTGTTGTCGGCGAGATATCAAAACACGAAGTCTGTCATGTCTGCCGCTTGCCAATTCATTGTGTGTCTTGCGAGTTAATTGCTTGTTTATTGAAGACATGTACTTATCACCGAGCGTGTAGGTTAATTAGAGAAGAAACAAGTAAAGTTTGACACTGAGTCAAATCGTTGATTGGGTAAGCATAAATAATGACGACTGGGGGTGTCGGTCCTTATGCAGATGACAGCAGATTTCTTTCGTGATTGGCTGTTTTTCCTTTAAATGTAAACGTGTCGTCAttctgacacagttcactatttgttacgagggaggagtgcagagaaagggacggTCAGGTGTGCAAGACAGCATAGAGACAGCACAGCAGAGtttatgaataaataactttctcggcacttgtgtACGTGCGTCTAGAACGCCTGGCAGTGCCTCTCTCTGCACTTCTCCCTTGTGACAAATAGTGAACTATGTCAATGTTTTAATTATAACAACTTTAGTCAAACGGACTATAGACTAtttgaagatttgttttaaacttttataattaaatttgtattgtattcattaaaactctggcaatctgattggttaactgggaacatttcttttgatttcattccccaataaatataaataaataagcCACGCCCCCCcaaccggactactttcggacctgaggaatgccgaggaatacctttacacagtgAGGGAATTCtggtaccttaatgaactttggataaagattgaagtgatacattgtcgtaaacataaacaaacaactcagaattttccgtgaacgttaataacgtcgtaacgcctcgacaagagtATGCGCCCGTTGGaccatcagttcatggcatggCATCATGGCTATAAATGGATTCacacagtttgcacattggtttttagtttcatacctcaatgcaacgaaagaaatacacagtcagtcCTTAAAACAGTGGAAGCTTATGTTAATATACTGGGCAAGAATAGTtggggatatttgtaaattttgaaattatgaacaaCGATCTACTTATTCATTGACAatgtgatgaaatatcaatcatgaaAATAACAATCTCCCTGCCTAATATTGTCCGATATTCGTTGCTCGATAGACCTCAACGCCGGGTATTAGGTCAGTGCCGCTGTAGTGAGGTCGACAAAGaaaaagggacataactccgcTAAGCCTTACTGTTATCTATTGCACCTGACCTAAGACGCTGATCTTTTCTAGTATGTATGTCTATTTCACGTTTACGCAACACAATAATCGATACTGACACCGATAGTGATGGATCTCCTAATATAGCTTTAGGTGCATTTGTAAATTCGATTAAAAGAACACAATGTTAACTTTACAAACAGCAGCTATGTGCAGTGTCATATGAATATTACCGCAGGTTACTCGGCACAAAAGCGTGAATATTTGCATGTAGCTAGTCTGTCAAAGTGATGTCATTGGGCGAAAAGGCACACAGTAAACGATGCTTAGATAACAAACTCAAATGTACGGATATTTTATTTCGTTATAATTAGAGTTCGTTATAACTGATGTTCGTCTTAAAGTTTTTCAACATTTTGCAGTTCGTTATAAACATAGTTTTTCGACAGTTCGTTATAAACATAGTGTCCCGACAGTTCGTTATAAACATAGTGTCCCGACAGTTCGTTATAAACATAGTGTCCCGACAGTTCGTTATAAACATAGTGTCCCGACAGTTCGTTATAAGCATAGTTTTCCGACATTTCGTTATGGGCGTGCAGTTTTACTTCAGTTTTGCTACGTGTTCGTCATAAACATTCCCCTGTTTTGAAATTCTATTCAGTAGTGAATGTGTTACCAGCAGGGCATGGGTgtagatttccgaagctctcttagcactaagatagtcgtaagttaatgttaacgtatggcgcttacgactatcttagcactattAAAGTGAGAGAAAATCTATGACCTGGAATGTAACCTACATTGACGACCTCCATTTGATAACTACAATATATTCCACAATGTTGCAATAAATGACGTCAAGTCTGGTGACCCCATTTCGTAATCTGCTTCTCTGCACAGCTGTGTTCGCTGATATCAGGGCCGTGATTCAGGGAAGGATTTGCCGGGATGCAGAAATAACGCATTAGTCAGTTATGTAACCTAGTCAAGTGACTTCAAGTTTTACAACTGTGCACATTTGTGCATATGTGTCAGTTAAGTAATTACTTAATATCATTTAAAATGCAGCACCACAAACATTGAAAACCCTTCATAATACTCTTTTATGTATATTGTAAGGTTAGGGTTTGGGCTAGGTAGGTAAGGTTATGTTAACTTAACCCTAACGTCTTCACGAGAAGTTAAATGCAGTGATGCATTCTAAATGTGCTCCGAACTAcattttgttcgtttgttttgttttgtttgggttttttttttgtttttgttttttatgttgttgtggttttccttttatttatttttgtttgtttggttggttggttttttagaggtggtgtttgtgtgtttgctt comes from Haliotis asinina isolate JCU_RB_2024 chromosome 13, JCU_Hal_asi_v2, whole genome shotgun sequence and encodes:
- the LOC137260231 gene encoding galactoside alpha-(1,2)-fucosyltransferase 1-like; the protein is MKLLKKMTCALVLFSIGLPLLWVMQVLPQSHVTILGDSTSNQSHSSNETLEDPTPSRPTHTWTSLSTVQTTGSATTTDPCRDRYVTASSQLDIKPRIIVLAGVGRLGNKMFQYAALLGLAHRHGFTPYVFQNENLAQTFDLTHISPTKYSNLPVYFEKAAATYDKCLETMRTDWSWRLGGYYQSWRYFSDIGDIVRKEFTFKENIRISVRNQFAQLEAKGKGRPKVGVHIRRGDMGVPSTIKQGYTIAPAEYFHKAMAYFRNRLKEPLFVVCSDDMNWSKTHLGSESDVVFVHANQNFDLATLSSCNHSIISTGTYGWWGAWLAGGETIYYKKFPKNGSWLASQYVAEDYFPPSWIGME